A portion of the Meriones unguiculatus strain TT.TT164.6M chromosome 14, Bangor_MerUng_6.1, whole genome shotgun sequence genome contains these proteins:
- the LOC110561195 gene encoding cytochrome P450 2B1-like isoform X2 — protein sequence MEPSVLLLLALLLGFLLLLFRGHPKTHGHLPPGPRPLPILGNLLQMDRGGLLNSFMQLREKYGDVFTVYLGPRPVVILCGTEAIREALVDHAEAFSGRGTIAVLMPVFQEYGVIFSNGERWKTLRRFSLATMRDFGMGKRSVEERIQEEARGLVEELRKSQGAPLDPTFLFQCLTANIICSIVFGERFDYKDRQFLRLLELFYCTFSLTSSFSSQVFELFPGFLKYFPGTHRQISKNLQEILEYIGHNVEKHRATLDPSAPRDFIDTYLLRMEKEKSNQHTEFHHQNLVISVLSLFFAGTETSSTTLRYGFLLMLKFPHVAEKVQKEIDQVIGSHRLPTLDDRIKMPYTEAVIHEIQRFSDLVPIGGPRKVIKDTEFRGYLLPKNTEVYPILSSALYDLRYFEKPDTFNPDRFLDANGALKKNEAFLPFSIGALPEPSHSPWPHEETLELKDHPGQRDFAEVFKSL from the exons ATGGAGCCCAGTGTCCTGCTCCTTCTTGCCCTCCTCCTGGGCTTCTTGCTACTCTTATTCAGGGGTCACCCAAAGACCCATGGCCACCTGCCACCAGGGCCTCGTCCCCTCCCCATCTTGGGGAACCTCTTACAGATGGACAGAGGCGGCCTCCTCAACTCCTTCATGCAG CTTCGAGAAAAATATGGAGATGTGTTCACGGTGTACCTGGGACCGAGGCCTGTGGTCATTTTGTGTGGGACAGAGGCCATTAGGGAGGCCCTGGTGGACCACGCGGAGGCTTTCTCTGGCCGGGGGACAATTGCTGTGCTCATGCCTGTCTTCCAGGAGTATG GTGTGATCTTTTCCAATGGGGAACGCTGGAAGACTCTCCGGCGATTCTCTCTAGCAACCATGAGGGACTTTGGGATGGGGAAGCGAAGTGTGGAGGAGCGGATTCAGGAGGAGGCCCGGGGCCTGGTAGAGGAACTGAGGAAATCACAGG GAGCCCCCCTGGACCCAACCTTCCTCTTCCAGTGCCTCACAGCCAACATCATCTGCTCCATTGTTTTTGGAGAGCGCTTTGACTACAAAGACCGCCAGTTCCTGCGCCTGCTGGAACTGTTCTATTGCACCTTTTCACTCACAAGCTCATTCTCCAGCCAG GTGTTTGAGCTCTTCCCTGGCTTCCTGAAGTActttcctgggacccacagacAAATCTCTAAAAACCTGCAGGAAATCCTTGAATACATTGGCCATAATGTGGAGAAGCACAGGGCGACCTTGGACCCCAGTGCTCCACGAGACTTCATCGATACCTACCTTCTACGCATGGAGAAG GAGAAGTCCAACCAACACACGGAGTTCCACCACCAGAATCTTGTGATTTCCgtgctctctctcttctttgctgGTACTGAGACCAGCAGCACCACACTCCGCTATGGCTTCCTGCTCATGCTCAAGTTCCCCCATGTAGCAG AGAAAGTCCAAAAGGAGATTGATCAGGTGATCGGTTCACACCGCCTTCCAACCCTTGATGACCGCATCAAAATGCCATACACTGAGGCAGTCATCCATGAGATTCAGAGATTTTCAGATCTTGTCCCAATTGGAGGGCCACGCAAAGTCATCAAGGACACAGAGTTCCGAGGGTACCTGCTCCCCAAG AACACTGAAGTGTACCCCATCCTGAGTTCAGCTCTCTATGACCTACGGTATTTTGAAAAACCAGACACCTTCAATCCTGACCGCTTCCTGGATGCCAATGGGGCACTGAAGAAAAATGAAGCTTTTCTGCCCTTCTCCATAG GTGCTTTGCCTGAACCATCCCATTCACCCTGGCCTCATGAGGAGACTCTTGAACTAAAGGATCATCCTGGTCAGAGGGACTTTGCAGAAGTGTTTAAAAGCCTCTAA
- the LOC110561195 gene encoding cytochrome P450 2B1-like isoform X1 — MEPSVLLLLALLLGFLLLLFRGHPKTHGHLPPGPRPLPILGNLLQMDRGGLLNSFMQLREKYGDVFTVYLGPRPVVILCGTEAIREALVDHAEAFSGRGTIAVLMPVFQEYGVIFSNGERWKTLRRFSLATMRDFGMGKRSVEERIQEEARGLVEELRKSQGAPLDPTFLFQCLTANIICSIVFGERFDYKDRQFLRLLELFYCTFSLTSSFSSQVFELFPGFLKYFPGTHRQISKNLQEILEYIGHNVEKHRATLDPSAPRDFIDTYLLRMEKEKSNQHTEFHHQNLVISVLSLFFAGTETSSTTLRYGFLLMLKFPHVAEKVQKEIDQVIGSHRLPTLDDRIKMPYTEAVIHEIQRFSDLVPIGGPRKVIKDTEFRGYLLPKNTEVYPILSSALYDLRYFEKPDTFNPDRFLDANGALKKNEAFLPFSIGKRICLGEGIARNELFLFFTTILQNFSVSSTMAPKDIDLTPKECGIGRIPPTYQISFLAH; from the exons ATGGAGCCCAGTGTCCTGCTCCTTCTTGCCCTCCTCCTGGGCTTCTTGCTACTCTTATTCAGGGGTCACCCAAAGACCCATGGCCACCTGCCACCAGGGCCTCGTCCCCTCCCCATCTTGGGGAACCTCTTACAGATGGACAGAGGCGGCCTCCTCAACTCCTTCATGCAG CTTCGAGAAAAATATGGAGATGTGTTCACGGTGTACCTGGGACCGAGGCCTGTGGTCATTTTGTGTGGGACAGAGGCCATTAGGGAGGCCCTGGTGGACCACGCGGAGGCTTTCTCTGGCCGGGGGACAATTGCTGTGCTCATGCCTGTCTTCCAGGAGTATG GTGTGATCTTTTCCAATGGGGAACGCTGGAAGACTCTCCGGCGATTCTCTCTAGCAACCATGAGGGACTTTGGGATGGGGAAGCGAAGTGTGGAGGAGCGGATTCAGGAGGAGGCCCGGGGCCTGGTAGAGGAACTGAGGAAATCACAGG GAGCCCCCCTGGACCCAACCTTCCTCTTCCAGTGCCTCACAGCCAACATCATCTGCTCCATTGTTTTTGGAGAGCGCTTTGACTACAAAGACCGCCAGTTCCTGCGCCTGCTGGAACTGTTCTATTGCACCTTTTCACTCACAAGCTCATTCTCCAGCCAG GTGTTTGAGCTCTTCCCTGGCTTCCTGAAGTActttcctgggacccacagacAAATCTCTAAAAACCTGCAGGAAATCCTTGAATACATTGGCCATAATGTGGAGAAGCACAGGGCGACCTTGGACCCCAGTGCTCCACGAGACTTCATCGATACCTACCTTCTACGCATGGAGAAG GAGAAGTCCAACCAACACACGGAGTTCCACCACCAGAATCTTGTGATTTCCgtgctctctctcttctttgctgGTACTGAGACCAGCAGCACCACACTCCGCTATGGCTTCCTGCTCATGCTCAAGTTCCCCCATGTAGCAG AGAAAGTCCAAAAGGAGATTGATCAGGTGATCGGTTCACACCGCCTTCCAACCCTTGATGACCGCATCAAAATGCCATACACTGAGGCAGTCATCCATGAGATTCAGAGATTTTCAGATCTTGTCCCAATTGGAGGGCCACGCAAAGTCATCAAGGACACAGAGTTCCGAGGGTACCTGCTCCCCAAG AACACTGAAGTGTACCCCATCCTGAGTTCAGCTCTCTATGACCTACGGTATTTTGAAAAACCAGACACCTTCAATCCTGACCGCTTCCTGGATGCCAATGGGGCACTGAAGAAAAATGAAGCTTTTCTGCCCTTCTCCATAG GAAAGCGCATTTGTCTTGGCGAAGGCATTGCCCGCAACGAATTGTTCCTGTTCTTTACCACCATCctccagaacttctctgtgtCCAGCACCATGGCTCCTAAGGACATTGACCTCACTCCCAAGGAGTGTGGCATTGGCAGAATACCCCCAACATACCAAATCAGCTTCTTGGCCCACTGA